One Nitrospirota bacterium DNA segment encodes these proteins:
- a CDS encoding PIN domain-containing protein produces MNIYNRPFDDQSQVRIRLETIAIFSILQKIKNKELTLLWSFMIDYENSLNPYDDVRQEIEMAVSLASESITPDESVLTAATEFESKGITPRDSMHLACALKGKAEYFLTCDDKLIKKASALGMNIKIINPLRFIENMEVN; encoded by the coding sequence ATGAATATTTATAACCGCCCTTTTGACGATCAGTCGCAGGTAAGAATACGTCTTGAGACCATAGCGATATTTTCTATTCTTCAGAAAATCAAGAACAAAGAGCTTACACTTTTGTGGTCATTTATGATTGACTATGAAAACAGCTTGAATCCTTATGATGATGTGAGGCAGGAAATTGAGATGGCTGTTTCCCTTGCAAGCGAGAGTATAACACCTGATGAGTCTGTTTTGACTGCTGCAACGGAATTTGAGTCAAAAGGCATAACGCCGAGAGATTCCATGCATCTTGCCTGCGCTTTAAAAGGGAAAGCTGAGTATTTTTTGACCTGTGATGATAAACTAATAAAAAAGGCATCGGCTTTGGGTATGAATATAAAGATCATAAACCCTCTTAGGTTTATTGAAAATATGGAGGTAAATTAA
- a CDS encoding ATP-binding protein: MKKIGKVSATEKSPTTNDEFIFLVEDNEEIKPFDIIKADNNIGDKKSITYAIIQDIFYITDSPGHIGNYVSSDFGDLNSAPSTKRLGVTYAQAVVLHNNKDVYMPLRDGTLVEFAGEDEIKEALGLDKIKNPIPAGFLDVSNNITVPICFNSDFLIGPEGAHSNISGISGLATKTSYAMFLLQAIQQTKNDVAIIILNVKGNDLLRIDEINPLLTNEQKNAWSKTGLECKPFSNVKYFYPYKNDKENCFCNTSCEKDALNNQFQSNMAQTYAYTYDHDKNNLDLLFSNIDDPNFTMESILNVVIEHSDFDDLDWDSFKSKLGEYTKKGQGKGEITVQSWRKFTRLIKKSIVNQIFQKSLSKDTTKRNYHLSDEIKKIQKGEALVIDIAKLEEQIQGFVFGDILQAVNDLKFGETDRSEDDIPKKIIIFVDELNKYAAENAPKNSPILRNLLEITERGRSEGIILFSAEQFKSAVHDRVKGNCSTHVYGRTNAIEISKPDYRYIPKTFTNMMTRLDTGELIVQHSIFKTLLKIKFPYPSYFQRKGNR; this comes from the coding sequence ATGAAGAAGATAGGAAAGGTTTCAGCTACAGAAAAGTCACCAACAACAAATGACGAGTTTATTTTTTTGGTGGAAGATAATGAAGAAATTAAACCTTTTGATATTATTAAAGCAGACAATAATATTGGTGATAAAAAATCTATAACTTATGCAATTATTCAAGACATTTTCTATATAACTGATAGCCCGGGTCACATTGGCAACTATGTTTCCTCTGATTTTGGAGATTTAAACTCTGCCCCTTCAACAAAGAGATTAGGTGTAACCTACGCACAAGCAGTCGTCTTACATAACAATAAGGATGTATATATGCCATTAAGAGATGGAACGCTGGTTGAATTTGCGGGTGAAGATGAAATAAAGGAGGCATTAGGATTAGATAAAATAAAAAATCCGATACCTGCTGGTTTTTTAGATGTTTCTAATAACATAACCGTTCCGATATGTTTTAATAGTGATTTTCTAATAGGGCCGGAGGGTGCGCATTCAAATATTTCAGGGATCTCAGGACTTGCGACCAAAACATCCTATGCAATGTTTTTATTGCAGGCAATACAGCAAACAAAAAATGACGTGGCAATCATAATTTTAAATGTTAAAGGCAATGATTTATTAAGAATAGATGAGATAAATCCTTTATTAACAAATGAGCAAAAAAATGCATGGTCTAAAACAGGATTAGAGTGCAAACCATTTTCAAATGTCAAATATTTTTATCCATATAAAAATGATAAGGAGAATTGTTTCTGTAATACATCGTGCGAAAAAGACGCTTTAAATAATCAGTTTCAAAGCAATATGGCACAGACATATGCTTATACCTATGACCATGATAAAAACAATCTTGACCTCCTTTTTAGTAATATTGATGACCCGAATTTTACTATGGAGTCAATTTTAAATGTTGTCATAGAACACAGTGATTTTGACGATCTTGACTGGGACAGCTTTAAAAGTAAATTAGGTGAATATACAAAAAAAGGGCAAGGAAAAGGTGAAATCACTGTTCAATCATGGAGAAAATTTACACGTCTAATCAAAAAATCGATTGTTAATCAAATTTTTCAAAAATCTTTATCTAAAGATACAACTAAGAGGAATTACCATCTTTCTGATGAAATAAAAAAAATACAAAAAGGAGAAGCATTAGTTATTGACATTGCAAAATTAGAAGAACAAATACAAGGCTTTGTTTTCGGAGATATTTTGCAAGCCGTGAATGACTTAAAATTTGGTGAAACTGACAGAAGTGAAGATGATATCCCTAAAAAAATTATTATTTTTGTGGACGAGCTTAATAAATATGCTGCTGAAAATGCGCCAAAAAATTCTCCGATATTAAGAAATCTCCTTGAAATAACTGAAAGGGGTAGGTCAGAAGGAATTATTCTATTCTCAGCAGAACAATTTAAAAGTGCTGTTCATGATAGAGTAAAAGGTAATTGTTCTACTCATGTTTACGGGAGGACAAATGCGATTGAAATTTCTAAGCCTGATTACAGATACATTCCTAAAACTTTTACAAATATGATGACACGATTGGATACAGGAGAATTGATTGTCCAGCATTCCATTTTTAAGACATTGTTAAAGATTAAATTTCCTTATCCTTCATATTTTCAGAGAAAAGGTAACAGATAG
- a CDS encoding ATP-binding protein: MEPIKIGKFTLESLTTGMYKDPRIIFREYIQNSTDAIDNAAKEKVIKTEEGRIDITIDEQNKKIAFRDNGIGIPNNKVWHLLGDIGNSEKRFEESRGFRGIGRLGGLSYASELQFITSAKGENTKTTVYWDCKKLRELLQPNKYSDYDLTKVIDEISCITTDKEDKEKHYFEVILDGIDEKYIGLLDISDIEDYLSQVAPVPFNAQKFPYYSDTKEGILTFLKQINKPLEEYNIYLNGNPNPIYKPYKTWFHADKKKDDIKEVDFFKRYNNNELLFWGWYAKTNWLGTVDDKNIKGIRVRKNNIQIGDENTLNDFFKETRFNGWFIGEVYVYDKNIIPNARRDDFEKNEEYKLFKSELEKITWHELSKIPKIYSKERTEIKGIEEAEKTLNEVKQALEKGLTSEVQREELFKSIDIIKPKIKPKETKKESITLRPDIEKKKEKIHSKLIALENKIIDADIYRVRDIPSSYPREVRKVISIIFEIIDDTLRKEDAEKLIDNIIDTLQRKPKDNKKK; the protein is encoded by the coding sequence GTGGAACCAATCAAAATCGGTAAATTCACATTAGAATCACTAACCACTGGGATGTATAAGGATCCAAGAATCATTTTCAGAGAGTACATTCAAAATTCTACCGATGCTATTGATAATGCCGCTAAAGAAAAAGTCATAAAGACAGAAGAAGGTCGTATAGACATAACTATTGATGAGCAAAATAAAAAAATTGCTTTCAGAGACAATGGCATTGGTATTCCTAATAACAAAGTTTGGCATTTGCTCGGCGATATCGGCAATTCAGAAAAACGGTTTGAGGAAAGTAGGGGCTTTAGGGGCATTGGTAGACTCGGCGGGTTAAGCTATGCATCTGAACTTCAATTTATAACAAGTGCAAAAGGTGAGAATACTAAAACCACTGTATATTGGGACTGTAAAAAATTGAGAGAACTGCTTCAGCCAAATAAATACTCAGATTACGATTTAACAAAAGTCATAGATGAAATCTCATGTATAACAACAGACAAAGAAGATAAAGAAAAGCATTATTTTGAAGTTATTCTTGATGGAATAGATGAAAAATATATAGGGCTACTTGACATTTCAGATATTGAGGATTATTTATCTCAGGTTGCTCCTGTACCATTTAATGCGCAAAAGTTTCCATATTATTCTGATACAAAAGAGGGGATACTTACATTTTTAAAACAAATAAACAAACCACTTGAAGAATATAACATCTATTTAAATGGTAATCCTAATCCGATATATAAGCCATACAAGACATGGTTTCATGCTGATAAAAAAAAGGATGATATTAAGGAAGTAGATTTTTTTAAAAGATACAACAATAATGAGCTTCTTTTTTGGGGTTGGTATGCAAAAACAAATTGGTTAGGAACGGTAGATGATAAAAATATAAAAGGAATAAGAGTCAGAAAAAATAATATTCAGATAGGTGATGAAAATACACTGAACGATTTTTTTAAAGAAACAAGATTTAATGGGTGGTTTATTGGGGAGGTTTATGTTTATGACAAAAATATAATTCCGAACGCCAGAAGAGATGATTTTGAGAAAAATGAGGAATACAAATTATTCAAATCTGAGTTAGAAAAAATTACATGGCATGAGTTATCTAAAATTCCTAAAATATATTCAAAGGAGCGCACCGAAATAAAAGGTATTGAAGAAGCAGAAAAGACGCTCAATGAAGTCAAACAAGCATTAGAGAAGGGTCTTACTTCAGAGGTACAAAGAGAAGAATTATTTAAAAGCATAGATATTATTAAACCAAAAATCAAACCTAAAGAAACAAAGAAAGAGTCAATAACTTTACGTCCAGACATTGAAAAAAAGAAGGAAAAAATCCATTCAAAATTAATCGCTCTAGAAAACAAAATCATTGATGCAGATATTTACCGAGTAAGAGATATTCCTTCTTCTTATCCAAGAGAAGTACGTAAGGTTATCAGCATAATTTTTGAGATAATTGATGACACTTTGCGAAAAGAAGATGCGGAAAAACTCATTGATAACATCATAGATACACTACAAAGAAAGCCTAAAGATAACAAGAAAAAATGA
- a CDS encoding ribulose-phosphate 3-epimerase has product MIKIAPSILSADFLRLGEEIKAAEAAGIDMFHIDIMDGHFVPNITIGPSIVAAIKKITSVPLDVHLMIEEPDKYLNDFIKAGADYLTVHFEAAKHLHRTVQKIKESKVKAGVSLNPATPLGSIDDIIQDVDFVLLMSVNPGFGGQSFIPQVADKIKALKKMISDRGLKTLIEVDGGVKPDNARMVAGAGADILVMGSAFFSSKDYASLTKKLREMLR; this is encoded by the coding sequence ATGATTAAAATTGCGCCGTCAATACTTTCTGCGGATTTCTTAAGGCTCGGCGAGGAAATAAAGGCAGCGGAAGCTGCAGGCATTGACATGTTTCACATAGATATAATGGACGGCCATTTTGTGCCGAATATAACGATAGGGCCTTCGATTGTAGCCGCAATTAAGAAGATAACATCTGTTCCTCTTGATGTGCATCTGATGATAGAAGAGCCTGACAAATACCTGAACGATTTTATAAAAGCGGGGGCCGATTATCTTACGGTGCACTTTGAAGCTGCAAAGCATTTGCACCGCACAGTGCAAAAAATAAAAGAGAGCAAGGTAAAGGCAGGCGTATCGCTTAATCCTGCAACTCCGCTCGGCAGCATTGACGATATTATTCAGGATGTGGATTTTGTGCTTCTGATGTCTGTTAATCCGGGTTTTGGGGGGCAGAGTTTTATTCCGCAGGTCGCAGACAAGATTAAGGCGTTAAAGAAAATGATTTCAGACAGAGGGCTTAAAACTCTTATTGAGGTTGACGGCGGCGTAAAACCTGATAATGCCAGGATGGTTGCCGGGGCAGGCGCTGATATACTTGTCATGGGTTCAGCATTTTTCAGTTCTAAAGACTATGCGTCGCTTACAAAGAAACTGCGTGAGATGCTCAGATAG
- a CDS encoding tetratricopeptide repeat protein: protein MTTKTDRLLCKAERLKDMAKYNDSLSVFKKLMKIHDKDCDREGRLRCFMSIGDVYRMTGKFELAGKNYSEAIKISGKLKDTTAAADAAVGLGLSVRGLGRWKEALEMFSGAEKVYREKKDSEGMAFVLWAKGGAFRIKGDAADSLKSFKKSLGLFKTLGDKHGIGYNLCGLGGVSRVAGLFGDSFKYYIAANKLFSGLNDTFGIAYSHCGIGNALRMKGDYSGALLHFRKATTLYRKIGDIVSFSYTLWSLGKTYTMLGRLDKAAEYFKQAQGFFKKTKDPKGIIYCKLGIGEIEFLKGRISSALINLNAAFRDSLAKGFSVEKCHAAALLSFVNKNNGKSGNRCYNKLGLKLKFQSIPFNIP, encoded by the coding sequence ATGACTACTAAAACAGATAGGCTTCTCTGCAAGGCAGAGAGATTAAAGGACATGGCTAAGTACAACGATTCTCTGTCTGTCTTCAAAAAGCTAATGAAGATTCATGACAAGGATTGCGACAGAGAGGGCAGGCTTCGCTGTTTTATGTCTATAGGTGATGTCTATCGCATGACAGGAAAATTTGAACTTGCAGGGAAAAATTATTCCGAAGCAATAAAAATAAGCGGGAAGCTGAAGGACACGACAGCTGCGGCAGATGCTGCTGTTGGGCTCGGCCTTTCAGTAAGGGGGCTTGGCAGGTGGAAGGAGGCTCTGGAGATGTTTTCCGGAGCTGAAAAGGTGTACAGAGAGAAAAAGGACAGCGAAGGAATGGCATTTGTGCTCTGGGCTAAGGGCGGAGCTTTTCGTATCAAAGGGGATGCAGCGGATTCTCTAAAGTCGTTTAAGAAATCACTCGGGCTATTTAAGACCCTTGGAGACAAGCATGGAATAGGCTATAACCTGTGCGGACTTGGAGGTGTGTCCAGAGTGGCAGGGCTGTTCGGCGATTCCTTTAAATACTACATCGCTGCCAATAAATTATTTTCCGGATTAAATGATACATTCGGAATTGCGTATTCCCACTGCGGTATCGGGAATGCCCTGAGAATGAAGGGTGATTACTCAGGCGCTCTCCTGCATTTCAGAAAGGCAACAACTCTTTACAGGAAGATAGGCGATATTGTAAGTTTCTCATATACTCTCTGGAGCCTCGGCAAGACTTACACCATGCTTGGCAGGCTTGATAAGGCAGCGGAATATTTTAAACAGGCGCAAGGTTTTTTCAAAAAGACAAAAGATCCCAAGGGGATTATATACTGCAAACTCGGCATTGGCGAGATAGAATTTTTGAAAGGCAGGATTTCTTCTGCGCTGATTAACCTGAATGCTGCGTTCAGAGATTCTCTTGCCAAAGGATTTTCTGTGGAGAAATGCCATGCAGCCGCATTGTTATCGTTTGTAAATAAAAACAATGGAAAGAGTGGAAATAGGTGTTATAATAAACTTGGATTGAAATTGAAGTTCCAATCCATACCGTTTAATATCCCGTAA
- a CDS encoding CDP-alcohol phosphatidyltransferase family protein, protein MRVLNLPNSLTIARIVIIPLFTIAVIYKRYDYALYMFIVAALTDTLDGFIARLTNQKTALGTFLDPLADKFLLITSFIIFSMNGWLPKWLTITVISRDVIVVIGWVLVYLITHTSNVKPTATGKAAIAMQLILLCYVLLDINVGFLPDIQNVLVWPTAALTIISGLHYIYRGLKLTNAK, encoded by the coding sequence GTGAGGGTTCTGAATCTTCCTAATTCGCTTACAATAGCAAGAATAGTAATAATCCCTCTTTTTACAATAGCGGTCATATATAAAAGATATGATTATGCGCTGTATATGTTTATTGTTGCTGCACTGACAGATACCCTTGACGGGTTTATTGCAAGGCTTACCAATCAGAAGACGGCGCTTGGAACATTTCTTGACCCGCTTGCAGATAAGTTTCTTCTTATCACATCTTTTATAATATTTTCTATGAACGGCTGGCTGCCGAAGTGGCTGACTATAACTGTGATAAGCAGGGATGTTATCGTGGTAATAGGATGGGTGCTTGTTTATCTGATAACACATACATCAAACGTAAAACCTACAGCCACGGGCAAGGCTGCCATAGCTATGCAGTTGATTCTTTTATGCTATGTGCTTCTTGATATAAATGTAGGCTTCCTCCCCGACATCCAGAATGTGCTTGTATGGCCGACAGCGGCGCTGACAATTATTTCGGGCCTGCACTATATATACAGAGGGTTGAAATTGACAAATGCAAAATAA
- a CDS encoding DUF512 domain-containing protein: MQNKYGVEIETVMHGSAAETEGLLPGDVLLSINGHRLNDGIDFMFYRNEPELNIGAVRKGKKMSLKVMPKETGDMGVTLKPFKIKRCINNCIFCFVSQLPKGLRKSLYIKDEDYRMSFLYGNYVTLTNLSAQDKKRIAQQRLSPLYISVHSTNKVIRNTLLGNPKAGDVLKELKFLKENKIRMHVQIVLCPGYNDERELQRTIRDLYGFYPYVSSIAVVPVGITMHRRQAIKPVEKEDASKALNIIDSFQKRFRKKHGVSVVYGADELYIKGGVNFPALSEYGELPQIENGVGMVQLFMSQAKRISQQLSAISHQQKKKFLTFTGTSFYPYLKKITDRLLEKEGININVIPVENTFFGKAITVTGLLTGRDVIRSLSDKTDGCECLFVPDTVMREGENVLLDDTSKEDIENALGIKVKIIESTPEGLMKGMEAVC; this comes from the coding sequence ATGCAAAATAAATATGGAGTTGAAATAGAGACAGTTATGCATGGAAGCGCCGCAGAGACAGAAGGGCTTCTGCCGGGAGATGTGCTCCTTTCAATAAACGGCCACAGGCTTAACGACGGCATAGACTTTATGTTTTACAGGAATGAACCTGAACTGAATATCGGCGCTGTGAGAAAGGGCAAAAAAATGTCCTTAAAAGTCATGCCAAAAGAAACAGGAGACATGGGTGTCACACTGAAACCTTTCAAGATAAAGAGATGTATTAATAACTGCATATTCTGTTTTGTGTCCCAGCTCCCTAAGGGGTTAAGGAAATCTCTTTATATAAAAGATGAAGATTACAGGATGTCATTCCTTTACGGCAATTATGTTACCCTCACAAATCTAAGCGCTCAGGACAAGAAGAGGATTGCGCAGCAGCGGCTGAGCCCGCTTTATATATCCGTGCACTCAACCAATAAAGTCATCCGCAATACGCTGCTTGGAAATCCTAAGGCAGGAGATGTTCTGAAGGAGCTGAAGTTCTTAAAAGAAAATAAAATCAGGATGCATGTTCAGATTGTGCTGTGTCCCGGATACAATGATGAAAGAGAACTTCAGAGAACAATAAGGGACCTTTATGGGTTCTATCCCTATGTATCCTCAATTGCTGTCGTTCCGGTTGGTATTACAATGCACAGGAGGCAGGCAATAAAGCCTGTTGAAAAAGAGGATGCATCGAAGGCGCTCAATATAATTGATTCTTTTCAGAAACGGTTCAGGAAGAAGCACGGGGTCTCTGTTGTTTATGGCGCAGACGAGTTATACATAAAAGGAGGAGTGAATTTCCCGGCCTTAAGCGAATATGGAGAACTGCCGCAGATAGAGAATGGTGTTGGCATGGTACAGTTGTTTATGTCGCAGGCAAAAAGGATTAGCCAGCAGTTATCAGCCATCAGCCATCAGCAAAAAAAGAAATTTCTTACCTTCACAGGTACCTCGTTTTATCCGTATCTTAAGAAAATCACAGACAGGCTGCTTGAGAAAGAAGGCATAAACATAAACGTTATCCCCGTGGAAAACACTTTTTTTGGCAAGGCAATAACAGTTACAGGACTCCTGACAGGAAGGGATGTTATAAGGTCTTTGTCCGATAAGACAGACGGCTGCGAGTGCCTGTTTGTCCCGGATACTGTTATGAGAGAAGGAGAGAACGTGTTGCTTGATGACACCTCAAAGGAAGATATTGAAAATGCCCTTGGTATAAAAGTTAAAATAATAGAATCTACCCCGGAGGGCCTTATGAAAGGAATGGAGGCTGTTTGCTGA
- a CDS encoding shikimate dehydrogenase, producing the protein MKISGKTRVIGLLGYPVEHSLSPAIHNAAFEHLRLDCCYVTFPVKPGFLKDAVRSVRALNLAGVNVTMPHKENVIPLLDKVDADASFIGAVNTIVNRSASDGGKLTGYNTDGRGFMKSLSEAQIAVNKKNVLILGAGGASRAIGFYLAKKASALFIYDIDRKKAGKLIGDLKKIKGNVSFFSYQRSAISSQLDDIDIIINATPLGLKKGDPLPIDINLLKPRHVVCDLIYKNTLLLQRASRKGCRTLNGLGMLLWQGAFAFELWTGKKPPVEVMRKELIKNL; encoded by the coding sequence ATGAAAATAAGCGGGAAGACAAGGGTGATTGGTTTGCTTGGCTATCCTGTTGAGCATAGCCTTTCACCTGCAATACACAACGCCGCATTTGAACACCTCAGGCTTGACTGCTGTTATGTGACATTCCCTGTTAAGCCCGGATTTTTGAAGGACGCGGTGAGGTCAGTAAGAGCGCTTAATCTTGCAGGGGTAAATGTGACGATGCCGCATAAAGAGAACGTTATCCCTTTGCTTGACAAAGTAGATGCCGACGCGTCTTTTATAGGAGCTGTTAATACAATAGTTAACCGGTCCGCCTCAGACGGAGGGAAATTAACAGGATACAATACTGACGGAAGAGGTTTTATGAAGTCATTATCCGAGGCACAGATAGCAGTTAACAAAAAGAATGTCCTGATACTCGGAGCAGGCGGAGCGTCGCGGGCGATAGGCTTTTATCTTGCTAAAAAAGCATCAGCATTATTTATTTATGATATAGACAGGAAGAAGGCAGGGAAACTCATAGGGGATTTGAAAAAGATCAAAGGGAATGTATCATTTTTCAGCTATCAGCGGTCAGCTATCAGCAGTCAGCTTGATGACATTGACATAATAATAAATGCCACGCCGCTTGGATTGAAAAAAGGCGACCCGTTGCCGATTGATATAAATCTTCTGAAACCGCGGCATGTTGTCTGCGATTTGATTTATAAAAACACTCTTTTGCTTCAAAGAGCCTCAAGGAAAGGCTGTAGGACCCTTAACGGCCTCGGCATGCTTTTATGGCAGGGCGCGTTTGCATTTGAATTATGGACAGGCAAGAAACCGCCTGTTGAAGTAATGCGAAAAGAGCTGATTAAGAATTTGTAA